In a single window of the Eshraghiella crossota genome:
- a CDS encoding glycosyltransferase family 1 protein: MGKVNTMSEPKKVLIAGFTENKGGMESYVMNIYRNCDREKLQFDFVTFCDKEVAYSDEITSLGGRVFHIPRKRQSVKEHYGMMKKIFENTPYEAVYFQFNMKPLSLDLFRYAKKYGVKKRIIHSHNTTEPKMSVKDRIREKLADMKLDKYVNYRFACSYDAGKWMFGNRDYKVIPNCVNCDDFKYDTDRRNAKRRELGLENKYVIGTVGRLQPAKNPEYIIDIVNAWTKRDKDVMLLHIGDGELKGSIDNKVKSLNLQDNVRLLGQRSDIADLMNVMDAFILPSLHEGFPIVLVEAQATGLRCYVADNITRDCNITGNVKYLPIDVTPEVWAETIAQDKDIERRDMSDIVRKKGYDIKTLAEEMEKLFLSQI, from the coding sequence ATGGGAAAGGTAAATACCATGAGTGAACCTAAGAAAGTATTAATAGCTGGTTTTACTGAAAATAAAGGTGGAATGGAAAGCTATGTAATGAATATCTACAGGAATTGCGACAGGGAAAAACTCCAGTTTGATTTTGTAACCTTTTGTGACAAGGAAGTGGCATATTCTGACGAAATTACTTCCCTTGGCGGAAGAGTATTTCATATTCCGAGAAAAAGACAGTCCGTAAAAGAGCATTATGGTATGATGAAAAAAATATTTGAGAATACTCCGTACGAAGCGGTGTATTTCCAATTTAACATGAAGCCGTTAAGCCTTGATTTATTCAGATATGCCAAGAAATATGGTGTTAAAAAGAGAATAATCCATTCCCACAATACCACAGAGCCAAAGATGTCCGTTAAAGACCGTATAAGGGAAAAACTTGCAGATATGAAGCTTGATAAATATGTTAATTATCGTTTCGCGTGCTCTTATGACGCAGGTAAATGGATGTTTGGAAACAGGGACTATAAAGTAATACCTAATTGTGTTAATTGTGACGATTTTAAGTACGATACGGATAGAAGAAACGCAAAAAGACGGGAATTGGGACTTGAAAATAAATATGTTATCGGAACGGTAGGGCGTTTGCAGCCGGCGAAAAATCCGGAATATATAATTGATATTGTAAATGCGTGGACCAAAAGGGATAAGGATGTTATGCTTCTCCATATAGGTGATGGTGAACTTAAAGGCAGTATTGACAACAAGGTAAAGTCGCTTAACCTTCAGGATAATGTAAGACTTTTGGGACAAAGAAGCGATATAGCAGATTTAATGAATGTAATGGACGCATTTATTCTTCCTTCGTTACATGAAGGTTTTCCTATCGTACTTGTTGAAGCACAGGCGACAGGATTAAGGTGTTATGTGGCAGATAATATTACAAGGGACTGTAACATAACCGGCAATGTGAAATATCTGCCTATAGACGTTACTCCTGAGGTATGGGCTGAGACAATAGCACAGGATAAAGATATTGAAAGAAGAGATATGTCGGATATAGTCAGGAAAAAAGGCTATGACATTAAAACGTTGGCAGAAGAAATGGAGAAATTATTCTTAAGTCAAATATAA
- the cps2T gene encoding beta 1-4 rhamnosyltransferase Cps2T: MQNVFIVGAKNCGAYGGYETFLDKLTEYHENNNRIKYHIAWKGTENKEFEYHNAHCFQIKVPNIGPAQAIYYDVAALKYCIKYIKKHNISNPIVYVLACRIGPFARKFHKQIQKLGGKMYVNPDGHEWMRAKWSRPIRWYWKKSEQLMVKNCDLLVCDSKNIEKYIHKCYDKYNPKTTFIAYGADLTPSKLSDDDDKLINWYKDKGLKKKEYYLVVGRFVPENSFEIMIKEFMKSDSKRDFAIITTADDKFQAQLEEKLHYKSDKRIKFVGTVYDQELLKKIRENAYAYFHGHTVGGTNPSLIEALGSTDLNLLVNVGFNKEVAEDGALYWGREEGSLSKLINKADSLSDDEISSLGNKAKERVRKEYTWEKISGMYEELFTK, encoded by the coding sequence ATGCAGAATGTATTTATAGTAGGGGCAAAAAATTGTGGAGCATATGGCGGTTATGAGACTTTTTTGGATAAACTGACAGAGTATCATGAGAACAATAACAGAATTAAATATCATATTGCCTGGAAGGGTACGGAAAATAAGGAATTTGAATATCATAATGCACATTGCTTTCAGATTAAAGTACCTAATATCGGACCGGCACAGGCAATTTATTATGACGTTGCAGCCTTGAAATATTGTATTAAATATATCAAAAAACATAATATTTCTAATCCGATTGTATATGTTCTTGCATGCCGTATCGGACCTTTTGCCAGAAAATTTCACAAACAGATCCAGAAACTTGGTGGAAAAATGTATGTAAACCCTGATGGACATGAATGGATGAGAGCAAAATGGAGCAGACCTATAAGATGGTATTGGAAAAAATCTGAACAGTTGATGGTTAAAAATTGTGACTTATTAGTATGTGACAGCAAAAATATAGAGAAATATATTCACAAGTGCTATGATAAATACAATCCAAAGACTACATTTATTGCTTATGGTGCGGATCTCACACCTAGTAAATTATCAGATGATGATGACAAGCTTATTAACTGGTATAAAGATAAAGGACTTAAAAAGAAAGAATATTATCTTGTTGTAGGACGTTTTGTCCCTGAAAACAGTTTTGAAATTATGATTAAGGAATTTATGAAGTCTGACTCAAAAAGAGATTTTGCCATTATTACGACGGCTGATGATAAGTTTCAGGCACAGCTTGAAGAGAAACTTCACTATAAGAGTGATAAGAGAATTAAATTTGTCGGAACGGTATATGACCAGGAATTACTTAAAAAAATCAGAGAAAATGCTTATGCATATTTCCATGGACATACAGTAGGAGGAACCAATCCTTCGCTTATTGAGGCACTTGGAAGTACGGACCTGAATTTACTTGTAAATGTCGGATTTAATAAAGAAGTTGCTGAAGATGGTGCATTATACTGGGGAAGAGAGGAAGGCTCACTTTCTAAGCTCATTAACAAGGCAGACAGTCTTAGTGATGATGAGATTAGCAGCCTCGGAAATAAAGCAAAGGAACGTGTAAGAAAGGAATATACATGGGAGAAAATATCAGGCATGTATGAAGAACTTTTTACAAAATGA
- a CDS encoding capsular polysaccharide synthesis protein, giving the protein MNKFAKLFKKVGGKEILKRYARAHVLLYALFLSLWLGFSKKSLEILRNAVDNKILKKLRRKNKKFIAGYSADDRSEPVNKSVEGRKIWVCWLQGMDNAPELVKKCYQSMKEHITDREIIVLTEDNYRDYVAFPEYVQKKIDNGVITRTHMSDLLRTELLLQYGGTWIDATVMITGSLPGYMLDSDLFFYQCLKPGLDGHPTRISSWFISADKNNRILGLTRDFLYNYWEKYNKLIDYFLFHDFVELAIEKYPDEWNSVIPVSSSMPHILLLRLFDKYDEKTWNAIKSQTCVHKLTYKFEEEQKNQTGTYYDKLIK; this is encoded by the coding sequence ATGAACAAATTTGCGAAGCTTTTTAAAAAAGTTGGAGGAAAAGAGATATTAAAGCGCTATGCAAGAGCACATGTACTTTTATATGCATTATTTCTTTCGCTGTGGTTAGGATTCAGTAAAAAGTCATTGGAAATATTAAGAAATGCAGTAGACAACAAAATTCTTAAAAAGCTCAGAAGAAAAAATAAAAAATTTATAGCCGGGTATTCTGCAGATGACAGGAGTGAACCTGTTAATAAGAGTGTTGAAGGCAGAAAAATATGGGTCTGCTGGCTGCAGGGAATGGATAATGCACCTGAGCTTGTAAAAAAGTGTTACCAGTCAATGAAAGAACATATAACAGACAGGGAAATAATTGTTTTAACAGAAGATAACTACAGAGATTATGTTGCATTTCCTGAGTATGTCCAGAAGAAGATAGATAATGGGGTGATTACAAGAACACATATGTCAGATTTATTAAGGACGGAACTTCTGCTTCAATATGGTGGAACGTGGATTGATGCAACAGTCATGATTACCGGAAGTTTACCCGGATATATGCTTGATTCTGATCTGTTTTTCTATCAATGCCTTAAACCGGGACTGGACGGACATCCTACAAGGATATCAAGCTGGTTTATCAGTGCAGATAAAAACAATAGAATTTTGGGCCTTACAAGAGATTTTTTGTATAATTACTGGGAAAAATATAATAAGCTTATTGATTATTTTCTTTTTCATGATTTTGTTGAACTTGCAATTGAAAAATATCCGGATGAATGGAATTCTGTTATACCTGTCAGCAGTTCAATGCCACATATTTTATTATTAAGGCTTTTTGATAAATATGATGAAAAGACATGGAATGCGATAAAGAGTCAGACATGTGTTCATAAACTGACATATAAGTTTGAAGAAGAACAAAAAAATCAGACAGGGACATACTATGATAAGCTGATAAAATGA
- a CDS encoding glycosyltransferase family 2 protein yields the protein MTQNIAAVVVTYNRKALLKKCIDHILKQSAGAPDILVIDNASTDGTGGFITEEYKDVPEVKYYNTGANLGGAGGFSYGINKAVCLDYEYLWIMDDDTIPKEDALSELIKADKLLDGNYGFLSSYAKWIDGTPCEMNVPAISYKWRENINLMDKKMIRLDSASFVSMYIKASVVKEVGLPIKEFFIWADDVEYSLRISEKYPCYFVYGSQVVHEMGSNKATAIWETDMDRIDRYKCLYRNRYYIARRKSKREVFNFWINIKNTIKDIKKSGCSDKRKRIKIVRKSALSGLKFKPSIEYPGEKENGR from the coding sequence ATGACACAAAATATAGCAGCAGTTGTTGTAACCTACAACAGAAAAGCTTTACTTAAAAAATGTATTGACCATATTCTTAAACAGAGTGCCGGAGCACCTGATATTCTTGTAATAGATAATGCCAGTACGGACGGAACCGGAGGCTTCATTACCGAGGAATATAAGGATGTACCTGAAGTAAAGTATTATAACACGGGTGCCAATCTTGGCGGAGCGGGTGGTTTCTCCTATGGAATTAATAAAGCCGTATGCCTTGATTATGAATATCTCTGGATAATGGATGATGATACCATTCCTAAGGAGGATGCTCTTTCAGAACTTATTAAGGCGGATAAGCTGCTTGACGGTAATTACGGCTTTCTTTCAAGCTATGCAAAATGGATTGACGGAACACCTTGTGAGATGAATGTGCCTGCCATAAGTTATAAATGGCGGGAAAATATTAATCTTATGGATAAAAAAATGATAAGGCTTGATTCTGCTTCATTTGTATCAATGTATATTAAAGCCTCCGTTGTAAAGGAAGTGGGACTTCCTATAAAAGAATTTTTTATATGGGCGGATGATGTTGAATATTCTTTGAGAATATCGGAGAAATATCCATGTTACTTTGTATATGGAAGCCAGGTTGTCCATGAGATGGGCAGCAATAAGGCAACCGCTATCTGGGAAACTGATATGGACAGAATTGACAGATATAAGTGTCTTTATCGTAACAGATATTATATTGCCAGAAGAAAAAGCAAGAGAGAAGTGTTTAATTTCTGGATTAATATTAAAAATACCATCAAAGACATTAAGAAGTCGGGATGTTCTGACAAGAGAAAACGTATTAAGATTGTACGAAAAAGTGCTTTAAGCGGATTGAAATTTAAGCCTTCAATCGAGTATCCGGGAGAAAAAGAAAATGGACGTTAA
- a CDS encoding flippase, with product MDVKHKSVKVNMIMNAILTMSSFIFPLITFPYVSRILLAEGTGKVNFATSIIAYFAMFAQLGIPTYGVKACARVRDNKEKLSRTAHEILSINLFMCVIVYIAFFISLKAVPKFASERTLMLIVSITIFLNAIGVEWLYKAMEQYTYITVRSVIFKLVALIAMFLLVHTKEDYVIYGAISIFASGASNVLNFINVRKLIYVKPVGGYCLKRHFKMIAVFFAMSVATTVYTNLDTAMLGFMKTDTDVGYYSAAVKIKTILVSFVTSASSVLLPRMTYYIENNEKSEFDRIAKKTMKFIFLLASPCVIYFMIFAKEGIYALSGNGFAGSVLPMQIIMPTLLLIGITNVIGIQIMVPMGKEKHVLFSEIAGALVDLAINAALIPEYGAAGAAIGTLVAETVVLIWQYFSLKDVAGTMLKSVKYWLILIALTASTAASLWVKLLKFNDILAILVSAVLFFGIYLLVMIIFKEPLVHETFIQIKNKFKKGESQK from the coding sequence ATGGACGTTAAGCATAAATCAGTTAAAGTTAATATGATTATGAATGCGATACTTACAATGTCCTCATTTATTTTTCCGTTGATTACATTCCCATATGTATCACGTATTCTTTTGGCTGAGGGAACGGGCAAGGTTAATTTTGCTACATCCATAATTGCGTATTTTGCAATGTTTGCCCAGCTCGGAATACCTACTTACGGGGTTAAGGCGTGTGCCAGGGTCAGGGATAATAAGGAGAAACTTTCACGCACCGCACATGAGATATTGAGCATCAACCTTTTTATGTGCGTAATCGTGTATATTGCTTTTTTTATATCATTAAAGGCAGTGCCTAAGTTTGCAAGTGAACGCACGCTTATGCTGATTGTAAGTATTACGATTTTCCTCAATGCAATCGGTGTTGAATGGCTCTACAAGGCAATGGAGCAATATACTTATATAACGGTAAGGTCGGTTATTTTTAAACTTGTGGCACTTATTGCAATGTTTCTGCTTGTGCATACAAAGGAAGATTACGTTATATATGGGGCAATTTCGATTTTTGCGTCGGGAGCTTCTAATGTGCTTAATTTTATAAATGTAAGGAAACTTATATATGTAAAACCGGTGGGCGGATATTGCCTGAAAAGGCATTTTAAGATGATTGCTGTATTTTTTGCAATGTCTGTTGCGACCACAGTGTACACAAACCTTGATACTGCCATGCTCGGTTTTATGAAAACCGATACGGATGTTGGATATTATTCGGCAGCGGTTAAAATTAAGACCATTCTTGTAAGTTTTGTAACTTCGGCAAGCTCTGTGCTTTTACCGAGAATGACATATTATATTGAGAATAATGAGAAGAGCGAATTTGACAGAATTGCCAAAAAGACGATGAAATTTATTTTCCTACTTGCATCACCCTGCGTAATTTATTTTATGATTTTTGCAAAAGAAGGTATATATGCCCTATCGGGTAATGGATTTGCAGGGTCCGTGCTTCCGATGCAGATTATAATGCCAACATTGCTTCTTATCGGTATTACTAACGTTATCGGTATTCAGATTATGGTGCCTATGGGAAAAGAAAAACATGTTCTTTTTTCGGAAATTGCAGGTGCTCTTGTGGATCTTGCAATAAATGCTGCACTTATTCCGGAATATGGTGCGGCAGGTGCGGCAATAGGAACGCTGGTTGCGGAAACAGTGGTACTTATATGGCAGTATTTTTCACTTAAAGATGTGGCAGGTACAATGCTTAAATCCGTAAAATACTGGCTGATACTTATTGCACTTACGGCATCAACCGCAGCATCTTTATGGGTAAAATTGCTTAAATTTAATGATATACTGGCAATACTTGTTTCAGCAGTGTTATTCTTTGGCATATATCTTCTGGTAATGATAATTTTTAAAGAGCCGCTTGTACATGAAACTTTTATACAGATAAAAAATAAATTCAAAAAAGGAGAATCACAAAAATGA
- the glf gene encoding UDP-galactopyranose mutase has protein sequence MKYDYLIVGAGLFGAVFAYEATKKGKKCLVIDKRDHIAGNIYTKETENINVHQYGAHIFHTSDRKIWDYVNSFADFNNYINSPVAVYKDELYNLPFNMNTFSKMWNIKTPSEAKAIIEKQIEELNITEPQNLEEQALSLVGTDVYEKLIKGYTEKQWGRDCKELPAFIIKRLPLRFTYDNNYFNDRYQGIPIGGYTKIVEKMLEGSDVLLDTDYFEFIKDNEGIADKVLFTGMIDEYYDFCYGHLEYRTVRFETEVLDCDNYQGNAVVNYTDREVPYTRIIEHKHFEFGKQEKTIISREYSTEWEPGMEPYYPVNNERNNDLFEKYKALADKEEKVIFGGRLGNYKYYDMDKVIIAALEAVEKYVR, from the coding sequence ATGAAATACGATTATTTAATAGTTGGGGCAGGACTTTTCGGTGCTGTTTTTGCTTATGAAGCCACTAAAAAAGGAAAAAAGTGTCTTGTAATAGATAAACGTGACCATATTGCGGGTAATATATATACAAAAGAAACAGAGAATATCAATGTCCACCAGTATGGCGCACATATTTTCCATACCTCCGACAGAAAAATCTGGGATTATGTAAATTCCTTTGCGGATTTTAATAACTACATTAATTCACCTGTTGCGGTATATAAGGACGAGCTTTACAATCTTCCTTTCAATATGAATACTTTCTCTAAGATGTGGAATATAAAGACCCCGTCTGAAGCCAAGGCAATTATTGAGAAACAGATAGAGGAACTTAACATAACCGAGCCTCAGAACCTTGAAGAACAGGCATTATCCCTTGTAGGAACAGATGTTTACGAGAAACTTATCAAAGGTTATACGGAAAAACAGTGGGGAAGGGACTGTAAGGAGCTTCCTGCGTTTATTATTAAGAGACTTCCTCTCCGTTTTACATACGATAATAATTATTTTAACGACAGATACCAGGGAATACCAATCGGCGGTTATACAAAGATTGTGGAAAAGATGTTAGAGGGCAGTGATGTTCTGCTTGATACGGATTATTTTGAATTCATCAAAGATAACGAAGGCATTGCGGATAAAGTATTGTTTACGGGAATGATTGATGAATATTATGATTTCTGTTACGGACACCTTGAATACAGAACCGTAAGATTTGAAACAGAGGTTCTTGATTGTGACAATTATCAGGGTAATGCGGTTGTAAATTATACAGACAGGGAAGTGCCTTATACAAGAATAATTGAGCATAAGCATTTTGAGTTCGGAAAACAGGAAAAGACCATTATTTCAAGGGAATACTCTACGGAGTGGGAGCCTGGAATGGAACCATATTATCCTGTTAATAACGAACGTAACAATGATCTTTTTGAAAAGTACAAAGCTCTTGCCGATAAAGAAGAAAAGGTGATATTTGGCGGACGCCTTGGTAATTATAAATATTACGATATGGACAAGGTAATTATTGCGGCATTAGAGGCAGTTGAAAAGTATGTACGATAA
- a CDS encoding glycosyltransferase family 2 protein, with product MYDKLISIIVPVYNAENTIGICVDSLVRQSHNLLEIILVDDGSTDNSGKICDELAIKDNRIKVIHKDNEGVSVARNTGINKAAGYAITFVDADDTLDINAVSLMLNKMLNNDCDIVMCDYSIIYSDHMEKHVYREDDFCLDKEGVSEFLDDALKPQSGVGFIWGKLFNREFLIRNNLLLNDNLTAAEDAEFMLRTAFYADRVSFVAKSLYNYLHNTVSAVRSFRTDYVERYRKSLSVMYDFLVDNGLSKHLVTYDNCVLYHLLLIVVNYSFNPARKDTKKEQTAAFKKLVKDPFFANAMKSLRLKDFSMTRKITLICIKLKMYRMVRLIALFRQKQTGKA from the coding sequence ATGTACGATAAATTAATCAGTATAATTGTTCCGGTATATAATGCGGAGAATACAATTGGGATTTGTGTGGACTCTTTGGTCCGCCAGTCCCATAATCTGTTGGAAATAATTCTTGTTGACGATGGCTCAACGGATAACAGCGGTAAAATATGCGATGAACTGGCAATTAAAGACAACAGGATTAAGGTAATCCATAAGGATAACGAAGGAGTGTCCGTTGCAAGAAATACAGGCATAAATAAGGCTGCCGGATATGCCATAACATTTGTTGACGCAGACGATACACTTGATATAAATGCCGTAAGTCTTATGTTAAACAAAATGCTTAACAATGACTGCGATATTGTTATGTGTGATTACTCTATAATATATTCTGACCATATGGAAAAACATGTATATAGGGAAGATGATTTCTGCCTTGATAAAGAGGGCGTATCGGAATTTCTTGATGATGCATTAAAACCACAGTCAGGTGTGGGTTTTATCTGGGGAAAATTATTCAACAGGGAATTTCTTATTAGAAATAATCTTTTGCTTAATGACAATCTTACGGCGGCAGAGGATGCTGAATTTATGCTTCGCACGGCATTTTATGCGGATAGGGTGAGTTTTGTGGCAAAATCCCTCTATAATTATCTTCACAATACCGTTTCGGCGGTAAGAAGTTTCAGAACGGATTATGTTGAAAGATATAGAAAATCTCTTTCTGTGATGTACGATTTTCTCGTGGATAATGGTCTTAGTAAACACCTTGTTACTTATGACAACTGTGTTTTATATCATTTACTCCTTATTGTGGTTAATTATTCTTTTAATCCTGCCAGGAAAGATACAAAGAAAGAACAGACAGCAGCTTTTAAAAAGCTGGTTAAAGACCCTTTCTTTGCTAATGCCATGAAATCACTGCGTTTAAAGGATTTTTCAATGACCAGAAAGATTACCCTTATCTGTATTAAACTTAAAATGTACCGTATGGTAAGGCTTATTGCATTATTCAGGCAGAAACAGACGGGAAAAGCATAA
- a CDS encoding Hsp20/alpha crystallin family protein yields MLMPSIFGENLFDDWFNEFPFYDGDMKNTEKKLYGKKADRIMKTDIKETDNGYELEIDLPGFTKDEIKASLNDGYLTISAAKGLDKDEQEKESGRYIRRERYAGACQRSFYVGEAVKQEDIKGEFKHGILKLFVPKVEAKKAVEENKYIAIEG; encoded by the coding sequence ATGTTGATGCCTAGTATTTTTGGAGAAAATTTATTTGATGACTGGTTTAATGAATTCCCATTCTATGACGGGGATATGAAGAACACAGAAAAGAAACTTTACGGTAAGAAAGCAGACAGGATTATGAAAACCGATATTAAGGAAACTGATAACGGTTATGAATTAGAGATTGATTTACCTGGCTTTACTAAAGATGAGATTAAGGCTTCGTTGAACGACGGATATCTTACAATCAGTGCAGCCAAGGGACTTGATAAGGACGAACAGGAGAAAGAATCAGGCAGATATATCCGTAGGGAACGTTATGCCGGAGCATGCCAGAGAAGCTTTTATGTCGGTGAAGCTGTTAAACAGGAAGACATTAAGGGTGAATTTAAGCATGGTATCCTGAAACTCTTCGTGCCTAAGGTAGAAGCTAAGAAAGCAGTTGAAGAGAATAAATATATTGCCATTGAAGGTTAA
- a CDS encoding LytR/AlgR family response regulator transcription factor encodes MIRVAICDENNKTLEKLEKLIKNTLGNEVSVSTHDNVFSLVTYVCDERKGKLDAVYIDINSGQKGGIAAAESLQKEYPNIKIIFLSDDIERAKDIFRINPIYFLTRPYEEDYVKDSLYKIIQIVDEDNAELLTIGNPESRKGDSVVLLKDIYYIESQKRVINIHYYDGFSTYYYKLDEVEKKLKNNFLRTHQSFIVNLDKVKKLVNDGLLLYGGTIVPISRSRYKDVVGTVSRYLNIGEEA; translated from the coding sequence ATGATACGAGTAGCCATTTGCGATGAAAATAATAAAACACTTGAAAAGTTGGAGAAATTAATTAAAAATACACTTGGAAATGAAGTATCGGTATCAACGCATGATAATGTATTTTCACTTGTTACATATGTATGCGATGAGAGGAAAGGAAAACTGGATGCGGTTTATATTGATATTAATTCAGGGCAGAAAGGAGGCATCGCTGCAGCGGAAAGCCTGCAAAAAGAATATCCCAATATTAAAATAATATTTCTTTCTGATGACATCGAGAGGGCTAAAGATATATTCCGGATTAATCCGATATATTTCCTTACAAGACCTTATGAAGAAGATTATGTAAAAGATTCACTTTATAAAATTATACAGATAGTGGATGAAGATAATGCGGAGCTGCTGACAATAGGTAACCCTGAGAGCAGAAAGGGCGATTCCGTTGTTCTTCTTAAGGATATTTATTATATAGAAAGCCAGAAAAGAGTTATAAACATACATTATTATGATGGCTTCAGTACATATTACTACAAACTGGATGAAGTTGAGAAGAAACTTAAGAATAATTTCCTGCGCACACATCAGAGTTTTATCGTTAATCTTGACAAAGTCAAGAAACTTGTAAATGACGGACTTCTTTTATACGGCGGAACCATAGTTCCCATAAGCCGTTCAAGATATAAGGATGTAGTGGGTACAGTAAGCAGATATCTTAATATAGGAGAGGAGGCATAG
- a CDS encoding FHA domain-containing protein, whose translation MNKCERGHYYDENKFSKCPVCDEDMNKKNIAFLECIFGTGMGKKYPIHEGLNRIGTGCQMDIHLTDDIQITRDNHCTIVYDIDKDKYKIVPSTGSFTYLNNVLLRKPKYIHENDVFRIGRSNFRLVKK comes from the coding sequence ATGAATAAATGTGAGAGAGGACACTATTATGATGAAAACAAATTTAGTAAATGCCCTGTTTGTGATGAAGATATGAATAAAAAAAATATTGCGTTCCTGGAATGTATATTCGGAACAGGAATGGGGAAAAAATATCCTATACACGAAGGCCTTAACCGGATAGGCACGGGATGTCAGATGGATATACATTTAACAGATGATATTCAGATTACGCGTGACAATCATTGCACAATAGTATATGATATAGATAAGGATAAATATAAAATTGTTCCATCAACAGGTTCATTTACATACCTTAATAACGTTTTGTTAAGAAAACCAAAATATATACATGAGAACGATGTGTTTCGTATTGGGAGAAGTAACTTTCGCTTGGTCAAGAAATAG
- a CDS encoding FHA domain-containing protein — protein sequence MDSESLNKRGYIEGIRGVYAGYIIELEQGEQLIIGSSGSEANLVIRSDNVSSMHCVITCNGIVGSYIVTDFSKEGTYLSDGTRLSYGNPAIVPANTIVYIGDIENAFKVR from the coding sequence ATGGATTCTGAAAGCTTAAATAAGCGTGGATACATTGAGGGAATCAGAGGTGTTTATGCAGGGTATATTATAGAATTGGAGCAGGGTGAACAGCTGATAATAGGAAGCTCAGGGTCAGAGGCTAATCTCGTCATAAGGAGTGATAATGTCAGCAGTATGCACTGCGTCATTACCTGTAATGGTATTGTCGGCAGTTACATAGTAACTGATTTCTCGAAGGAGGGTACATACCTTTCGGATGGAACCAGATTAAGCTATGGGAATCCGGCAATTGTCCCTGCCAATACAATTGTATATATTGGCGATATTGAGAATGCTTTTAAGGTGAGGTAA